Part of the Amia ocellicauda isolate fAmiCal2 chromosome 18, fAmiCal2.hap1, whole genome shotgun sequence genome, CTCTATTCAATGATGACGATTTTCACACAAATTCTATTAGACTGATTGGGGGTGGGGGACAAAATAACAGTAGATCAATCAGAAAAATACTAATATTTGGTTGATTTAAACCAGGGGTCTCCAATAGCTCGATTCCCAGCGACCAGTAGCTCGCGGGACATCTCTGAGGGGCTTGCCcaattaattataaaatacatgCAAAAGACCCACCCCCCCAGGGTCACTGCGGAGAATATACCGTCAGTACCACCATATTGTACACAATATGGAAGTGTTGGTATATGTGGTCTACACATCAGTAcagtagaaaaatatatattcgtAGTGAGCTGCGGTCCTAATCGAGTGTAAGAGatcacaaacacaatattaatgGCCTGCATTCTTTCTATGCAACTTGTGTTCCTTTTCAATGACTTTCTTCTTTGTTATCAGTATAGGAGCCATTCGTCTTGTTTGCATGTAtattgagtgtgtgtctgtatatgtgtgttttttgttccacctCTATACCTCTCCAGGTCAGAGAGGACCCTATAAAGCAGGGAGACCTGGGTTCGTGGGCGTGGGAGACTGGGAGCACacagtgttgttttgttgtgtttatttgtgctcCAAGTATCCGTTTGTTGTTTTCGTGAGGGAAAAGTTTTTGTTTATACATGTGTATGCAAAGACTTTACTGTCAATACATCAACATTCTTGCTATACAGAGTTTCATCTGGACATTTGGTTCTGAAACATTTGACCAAACAAGCGTCAGAAACCCCCAGCAGCCCAGGAGTGACTACACAAAAAgaacacataagaacataagaagaatataagaaagtttacaaatgagaggccattcgccccatcatgctcgtttagtgtccattaataactaagtgatccaaggatcctatccagtctatttttaaatgttcccaaattttcagcttcaaccacatcgctggggagtttgttcagattgtgacgcctctctgtgtgatgaagtgtctcctgttttctgtcttgaatgccttgaagcccaatttccatttgtgtccccgggtgcgtgtgtccctgctgatctggaaaagctcctctggtttgatgtggtcgatgcctttcatgattttgaagacttgaatcaagtccccacgtagtctcctctattccagggtgaaaaggttcagttcctcagtctctcagtaggacattcccttcagacctggaataagtctggttgctctcctctgaactgcctctagagcagcgatatctttcttgaagtgtggagcccagaactgtccacagtatccagatgagctctaactagtgcattgtacagtctgaacatcaatgCCCttgttttgacaatataccctaacattctgtttgccttttttattgcttccccacattgtttggatggagaaagtgaggagtccacgtagactcctaggtctttctcatgcgttacttcatctagttctattcctcccatagtgtaattatagtggtcatgtttgttacctgcatgtattaccttgcatttccacattgaatttcatctgccaggtgtcggcccacaactgaatattatctaagtacCTTTGAaaagcctgtgctgccgagattgtatctgctgagccacatattttagtatcatctgtaaatttgacaagtttgctaactatcccagagtccagatcattaatatagattagaaaaagcaaaggccctagtactgatccctgtggaactccactaacaacctcactccagttagaagcaactcctctaatcgacaccctctgtttcctatacatcaaccagttcattatccatctacttacattaccctgaatgtctacagcttccaatttcaggatcagtctttggtgtggaaccttatcaaaagctttttgaaaatctaagtatatcataacatatgctttcacatgatctacagctgcagttgcaacGGTAATACAAAAGGACTTATAGTCACTACAGTCAGCAGCCTACATTCCTCTCTTGCTACTTATTCAACTTGAATGACTTCCATCCTCTTTGCTTTCAGCAAATGACCATCCAATGCagctggcaatttagaggttaatgattattattcatgagtaatgaaGCTggtaatattgatgagatggaaaGGCTTATtatagaatgccaatgaaatcgcTGCTGTAGGGACTAGGATAAAAATTCAGGCACTGTTAGTAAAATGTCAGGCCCTTGAGGGCGTGTCCCAGAAGGGAAATATAAGCCTTGTATTTCCTTGACAAGTTGGAAAAACAGAGAGAAACATGCTTAACACTTCCTTGTGGTGTTTTACTGTGTTTCCCGTGCACACGCAATCTGCTGTGATTAGAGCTGCCGACTCCAGATCTGTGTCCAGCACACGGGCTAAAGGTCATGGATGCATTTTTGTGGATGCCCTTGTTTTTATACACTTTCACCCCTAATTGCTTTCTGCTGTACCGGGGAATAAAGGGATCTACGGTTTTTGGGAGAACCTTATCATTTTTGTAACtaattatatattacaaaacaccATCAATGAAAACAGAATGCAACATCTGACtgatatttgtttattattattaaagtattggctcccaataccgactctaatgctggggtcacactacacgatttctacaatccgacctgattttgtgaacagtgggcagctcacactacacgactattttgcaccgaatttgtgtcttttgcgtCGTGAAGGAGCGCACACTACACGATCGCTTAAGTACAGGAGACACACACTACACGACTGATCTGACATCCTTGTCATggatctgcgtcacagcctccaaatctcgcagaaacatccgcacagagaaaaggtcaacaaacatggacgtgcacatgtacaggtcacgtttgtgtagcgcagatctgcgctgctccaccaatgggatccgtGGATTTCTgaagatctgtgcaaaactgcggaaagaacgcgaccacaagccgctgctgctgtttgtgttcATCTGTgcggaaaaacacaaaaagcgtatagtattttaaaataacctgccccgaaacaaccattggtagtTGAAGTATTATAATAAGTACGTAtgaaaatcttattctcctgtcatgtttattcttgtttcttttctcttcttcagtcggctcggctctcattggctgctgatcacgtcactctccacgatcgGTGCCGATCGAGtcctaaatattaaacatgtttaataaaatcgtagcGGCTCCGACCAGCTTACGATCGGATCGGAGGGCAAACGATCGCATCGCAGCCCGTCTCTTACTACACGACCATCGGCGGCGGGACACGCCTCAATCAGGCTGCTTGTCGATCAGCGCTGAtctgtcgtgagggccaaatcgggctcaaatcggccttaaaatcgtgtagtgtgaccccagcataagtggtggaatgaccttcccaccgaagtcaaaacagcagagtgccTGACCTtcttcttttcagactgtacttgtaatttagtcatttattctaagattgcacttatacaatgttttgtcatactcttgcctttgcattacgaGTACTCgtgttgttattttgatttcccctacgctccctttcccttagctcttaactttgattTAACATCTtctctgcactcagcttttacagtctaggatgtaagacatattgtttactgtgtatctcttatacacttgtgtaaattggaatttgtaaaatgtattaaaccttgaactgcactgtattattgcactgtatttattgttatttatttattgttacttattattatttatttattgttatttatttcttagaagACGCCATCCCTTGtctagggtgacttacaaaatatacaataataataatattattattattaataataataataataataataataataataataataataataataataataataataataataagtaaactCTGCTTGGCCGGCTTGATCTTTCTCCTGTCCACGGACACCGAAGCCATTCTGTGTTGACATCTCCTGCTTTCACTTCGGAGGAACTGCTGAGAAGAGAGTTGATTCTGtgaaacacacaatgttgccatgtAAAAGCACAGTATATACGTTTATGAATATCTCTGTGTAATATTTTCCCTTTGACCTGACAGAATGGAGGCCATTGTGCTTTTTCTCCCTGGAGTTGAAATAATACGGGTCCGCTGTGAATGAATCATGCGCACTGTATACTGCACTGCGTTTCATTCATTAATACAGGAACTCACTCTGAGCAATCAGTGTGAAGCGGACAAGTGACTTTGATACATGAATGCCAGCCCCCAGCCCGTGCCCCCTTATATCTGACCCACTGAGCACTACTGACTTTTATCACAAAGCTGAACCAATTATGGAACAATAAAAATGTGTGACAATCTGTTAACAATTCACACCCCAATCTTGGATATACGCAGACAAATCTGTACAAACAAAAGAAATCAGCTGTACTTACGAACTCTGATCTTCATTGGCTTGAAACGATGGGTCTGAGAGAGGAGGCTCTGTGTAAGAGGGGGTTTAGCTCACTATCATAGGAGCCTCATGGAAACCTCTTTCTGtccaagctgcctataggcccctTCCTGTTTGCTGGGAGACCGGAGCCCCGTGTGACCTTGTGACCCCTGGGCAGAGCTTCCTCTGTCAGGTGACCGGGGCTGCATCCGCAACCCGTCGCTATGTTTCCAGTGGGAAGCGCTGCCCTGGGGAGGGGTCACTGTGGGACCAGAGCATCACACGGGAGGGGGCAGCGAGCTGGTGAGGGAGTCTGCCACGAGGCATACCCGCTAGGGGGGCCTCGCTGATCCAGCTCTGGATAGaggccacaggggccccttggggacacatctgggctgcccaggagcgaagaccgcagtcacgctctaCTGGGAACAGTGATTCAACAACAGCACAGCGAGGGCCGGGGCCACAGGTCTGCAGGTACAGAAACAGACAGCGGGGCAGCAGGGGGACTCTTGTGTCCTCTGTGTCACTCAGTTGCTGCGGCCTTCCCTCGGCCTTAGCACAGCTaagagcggggccacagacccactgtacAGGAGTCTACCCAGCGGGGTAACAGGGCAGTGCACAGGCACTTTGCCGTTTTGCTCTTGGACTCGTGTTGCACAGTCTGTGTTTTCGGCTGGCTGCTCATAGCAAGAGCGTCTCCCCCCCGAGTCGCTCCAGTTCATTGGTaactctgtgtgtatctgttgtTACTGTACTTCACTGGGCCGTGCTGTGCTGTCTGCGCCCCGGTGCTCCGGCTGTGTCTCGGCTCAGTCTCGGTGTTTATATACACATTGTACCACCAGTCACTTTAAACACATGATATCTACACACACTGGTGGAATGGAGGTTTAAAAGTGCCACTGTGAGCCTTATTGCTGGAGTCCTGCAGCCCAGGTTAACCGCTTCACCTCTGAGAATGAAGAGCGCTCGTCATTTCATATTTGGACTTCgttttaattgtaaaacagCACACAATATTGTGTTCTCATCATTGCTCTCAGCTTAAATCATCCCAGCGGGTCCCAGACGGGTTTCTGGCCTGCCTTGACAGTCCATTTGTTTCTCAGTCTCAAGGCGACGACAATTTTCCCAGCCGAGATCAAGATCGCTGTCCCGTGTGAAATGCTCGAGTGGGGGACCAACAGTTTCTAAAAACTTTGATGTTTTTTCCAGCGACAGCAAGTTTCTGATATCTGTCAGAACGTCGATCACTCTCTGCAGTGGATATTATCAGCGCCTCTGTGTCTTCCTCACTGACATCTTCTCGACATCCCACTGCTCCCTGCACGCGAGACATCCTGAAGAATGCAGAGGGGCCGGATCGACTCCGAGATAAATGCCCTTAGATTCATCAGTAACTTCCATGTGTCTCAGGAGGGgttgatgctttgttttatcttGGTCTTGTTTGGACTGACCCACTGTAGATCCCTTCTGCAGCTCCAAAGCTGGGTCGGAGTCCTTCAGGAGGGCGGAGAGAGCTGGGAGGAGAGAAACACGGATAAATGAGAGGGTCTCAAATCAGAAGCTTCTCACATCAGGGTCACCAGGGCGTATCTGGTTTCATTGGGgactatttcattattttattggtCCATCGAAGCTTTCGTTTCATCACACAACTGGGCTGACAGCAGGAGACACAGATGATTGTTTCTGTTGTAAATGAAGTTCCTCATTGTCATTCTCTCATGTTATGTAAGTGTTGAAACTTCTGGTATCACAGCAACCGAGAGCACGGCCCTTTGGTACCTGTTTTGAGTTTCCTCGAGGCACAGAAGCTCCAGATGGTCTTGTCCATGTTCTCCAGAAGGGCCCCTGACATGGAAAAACAACACGTGAGAAGCCGTGCGAGACGCAGCGGGACAGCGGCACAGGACACGCTTAATCTCGCCAATAAAAACAGCAGCACTGCGGACAGAGCTATCTGGCTCTCTTACTGATGAAcatggcggcggcggcggcgcgAAGCTGGGGGAAGCTGCTCTCAGAGAGACGCAGGGCACAGCGTCGATACACGGCCGTCGCGCCGGAGATTCATGCTCAATGCGGGGACAATAACAGGGTTCAGCAGGAGATACTAGAGGCGGTGTACAGACAGGGAGGCTGGAATGCTTCGGCACGCACAAGGAGCGAAACCTCATCAGGAACCCACGGTGACTCACCAGCGCAGCGGCCATGTCCCTAACGAAGGACGGGAAGTCCAAGGTCTCCTGGCTCAGGTGCACCTCGATCAGCTCGGTTAGAGTTGGGCAACCCAGCGCCGGAGCACACTGCCGCAGGGCCCGCTGGCACACCTGGGGGGGACACCACAACACCACACCGTTCATTCAGGCACCGGCCAGACCGCAGGGAAAGGGTTAACACTTTGAGGAAGACCACTTTGAGTCGCTGTTGGGTTTCCTTTGCTCTGAGCTCGTCAGCCGGCATGTTCCGTCTTCATACTCAATCTCCACACGGTGCCGTCCACAGAGAAACCACTCGTCCCCTTCCTGAGATCAAGGTGACCTCTTTTTCATAGTTTACGCAGCAGAGAAAGAGACCCTTTCCTTTCGCTTCCTTTCACTCCACACAGTTATGTTTGTAAACCTGTCAAGCTGACGACCCCACGGTTTGCCCTGGAGCACGATTTTGAACAACTACTGGCTACCAAAACTTCCACCGAGGTAAAGACACACGGTGGGTCTCCGCGGCCCGGTGTACTTACCTGGGAGACGGCCGGGCGCGGGTCCTGCAGGTGCAGCAGCAGCATGGCCAGCGAGCCGTGGCACTGCTTCTGGAGAGATCTGTTCACAGAAGCCACCTTCACCAGCTGCCCCAGCAGCAGCACGGTGGCCCCATGGATTTCCGAGTCCGGCTGCAACACAAGCATAGACCTGTCAATCTCAACGGCAGAAAGATCAGGATTCGATCCGCTCCAGTGATGGAAATGCTGTATAACATCCTCTTCTTTAATTGAGGAAGCCGCATgagtatatattataaataggcACATCTTCCACATGGGACAGGACTGCAGTGTTCAATCCTGGAGATATTCCATTCTGTTTTACAAAGCTTTTGTCAAATATATGTGCTAGATAAACACAATTGAATgagagaaacatttttttttatgaaaacacaataaaacatatatatccaTTCATCTTCAAAACTGCTCATCCTGGTGAGAGTTGCGTGGCCACCACACAGTGGTCGGACAGGTGCGGCGGCCGCAGAAGCCGTGAAGGCGTGAGAAGAGAGACGGGTGAGTCTGGAGACACTCTGGAGACGACAGGACTTTCACTGGACCACACGCATGATAGGATCACATGATGGTCCCGGGCGGTGATACTCACTGCGGCGAAGAAGGCAGCGATGCAGATCTTCTGGCCTCGGTCTGCACTGCCGTATTGCTGCCAGAGAAGCCGCACCACCTCCGGCAGGACGGGGGCGGCGTGCGTCTTCAGAGCCCTGTGGATCAACAACACGAGGATCAGGGTCCGTTCTTTACACACCTGCTTTGCTGCCAACTCACTGATTTTGCAAGTTTTCTCTCTAAAGATCAATGTCTCCCTGCTGGGGGTTGATTATAAGGGTGTCTATGCACAGTTATCGGCCGTATTAATCTTGCATAATGAACACCCGTGAAGAAGGTTTTTGGATCTGCTCTGGGCCCCGGCTCGTTGTACCTGGTCAGCTGGAACATCCCCTCGGGCTGCCGGCCTGGTTCCCGGATCAGGCCCCAGTCCTGTTGTAGAGCCACCTCGCTCAGCTGTGCTCTGGACAGCAGGACCTTCAGACACTCCACAACAaagctggagagagggagggacagcgTCAGCGGAGATAAACACAGACACGTGACACGGGGAGCGGTTCTGTTCTGGTGCGATGCTCAGGGTGAGCCCTGGCTCCCCACACACGCTCTTACCCCTGGACAGAGAAGCCTCCATCTGAATCCTCAGCACCCAGGAGAGGCAGCAGGGCAGCAAATACCTCGACAAACGTCACCGCCTCCAGGCTGAGTTCAGCCACCACATCCTGTACAGCACAGGCCTGACAATGGCAAAGACAAGCAGATTGAGTCAGAGTCTGGAGGGAGAGCTCTGTACGTGTCCTAGTCATGTGGGGCTTTCTGGACACTTACCACAAAGGCCTGACTTCTTGTCGCCGACTGGAGCTTATCCACCAGCGCCCTGAACGTCCAGGGGCCCAGACTGCTGCTCCCGATGGCCCCCCACAGCTCCCGGCGCCACTGCTGGTACCGAATGGTGCTGGAAAACACAAGCAGACACTCAGTGTGTGCCGACCCGCACCATGACCAACTGGCTCTCACTCTCAATAGCACAGAGATGCCGACACTCTATAGAATTGAGCTCATGATCCGAACAGCACATGGACATTGTGTGGACACACGTGAGGACATCAGACAcaagcattttaaaacatttgacaAGCTGTGGGACTCCAAACATGTCTGCTCCTTTAGAGAATCATATCCCTGCTCTTCACAGGATGGTTAGGATGATGTTTTAAATGCTCACTGCTCACTGCTATCCTCCGCACCGGACAGGCCCAGAAACGCCTGGAGCACCTGAGGGACCTGGAGACACGAACACAGGACACTTTATACTTCACACACGCTTCTCTCTGGGTAACAGACTGACATCTAACACTGTGCATCCATTGGTTTACATTATGAATCATACAGCTCTCTTCTTCCCTAACAGGGAGGCAGGAGCTGAGCTTCCTGTCCAGAAACACTTGCTATAGAGACGCTCAGAGCCGCAACAGACGCTCTAACTCACCAGTTCAGTGAGCTCATCGGGGTGAGAGCTCAAGAGCTGGCACAGGAGAGCACAGCAGGCCTGGGCAGAGCTGGGCTGGGGGTCCTGGAGTCCAATAAGCAGACCCTGAACCAGAGTCTGCTTCTGACGGGGACAGAGACACTCGCTGACGatctgaaacacagagacacactcagctCTCGGTCATCAACACGGTAGACGCTCTTAAACCCCTGAGGTGACACGGCTCCTctactctccctctctgtgggCCAGGTGTGGGAGAGGGAAAGCAAGACTGAAGGACTCAATATCACCTGGGTTTGGGCAACAATATGAGTATGACACCGACGCCCCACAGCGTGTGACTCCGGGCTCTGTGGGAGGAAGACCGTGGTCCCGCTGTGGAGGCGGCAGGGCTGGACGTAGGCCTCACCTGGACAAGAGCAATGCAGGAGTCCGAGCCCGAGGATTCGTCCTTAATCCACATGATTATGCAGTGCTTCTTCTCCTTGTCAATGTGACCACCTTTAATGAAGAAAAAGGTTTAGCCGAGAGACAAGGCTTGGTACACTGTCaggtgcgcacacacacacacccacacactgagCTGCTCACTTCATAGCAACCGTTACCTTCATAATACAGCCACATGTCCAGAGTCATCTTGATGCTGTTCACAGCCTGTTGAGCGACCAACGGCTCTGGGTCCCAGCATTTCGGGACGAGTGAGGCCAGCAGACTGGCGACCGGGATGATCCCTGACCCCTGCAGGAAAGAACAGCCACCCGGAGATTAATGACAAAACCAGTTTGGTGTCCCAGTATCAACATGTGAACATGAGCACACTGCGCCACTTACTGACAAAAGCTGACTCACCCGGGAGACTCTCTCCATCCTGTGGATGCCCAGGACGGCGCTCACCAGTGTCATGGCAATCACTTTCGTCACGTCGCATGGAGAGGAACAGGCGGACTGCAGGGGCTGAGGAGGGAGTGATGCAATAGAGAGGGAGTGAACACAAGCAGAACTAGACCTGaataaacacactttttaaATCTCACCAAATTCGTCTCACGTTCTTTTCATGCCAGGGCTCTTTATGGGACGGAGGGACACAAACGATGACTTCCACAGAGATGTGACATTGATCCAAAACGGTGCTGGAAAGTAGGAACACCGCAGCACCACTGAAGGAGTCTTTAAACATCACTGTCCCCCACTAAGCAATGGCATCTCTAGACACAGGTGCTTGCTCAGCATCAAGTGTTGTCCTATTGTAATGTGTACAGAACACAAGAG contains:
- the LOC136714111 gene encoding maestro heat-like repeat-containing protein family member 1, producing the protein MHNTAATVEDQTQLYRRVILFYGFITRRIPEEQLRVYLRRHILPKLRPFFTSKDLTIRASVCLSVSIMAQAVRKAEVFFPRKAEVLNVLMKYIKDRPTVAASPFYCQQVLHACIRLSQVGPFFGEKLARLVWLCVRAVLSCPSEAVDEAYFEEVFSGDTSGLFALLTATLAQEVCLVTLEELLEPLQSACSSPCDVTKVIAMTLVSAVLGIHRMERVSRGSGIIPVASLLASLVPKCWDPEPLVAQQAVNSIKMTLDMWLYYEGGHIDKEKKHCIIMWIKDESSGSDSCIALVQIVSECLCPRQKQTLVQGLLIGLQDPQPSSAQACCALLCQLLSSHPDELTELVPQVLQAFLGLSGAEDSSEHTIRYQQWRRELWGAIGSSSLGPWTFRALVDKLQSATRSQAFVACAVQDVVAELSLEAVTFVEVFAALLPLLGAEDSDGGFSVQGFVVECLKVLLSRAQLSEVALQQDWGLIREPGRQPEGMFQLTRALKTHAAPVLPEVVRLLWQQYGSADRGQKICIAAFFAAPDSEIHGATVLLLGQLVKVASVNRSLQKQCHGSLAMLLLHLQDPRPAVSQEGDEWFLCGRHRVEIEYEDGTCRLTSSEQRKPNSDSKWSSSKC